The Microbulbifer sp. YPW1 genome contains a region encoding:
- a CDS encoding serine/threonine protein kinase has product MKLVTKKLLLAAAITGLLAGCDSGGINIAPVNEDNSVDNSTGGGDNGGVENNPCASYEKAGSVKQGEFDSATGNCTYSAAFVDSGNPLTVDLVIPALENGGSHIFEGSLFVGNNYDDDTTMAAAGIAEGGDGAKLTVQAGATVAFPNSTKFMVINRGSQLFAVGTAQDPITFTSLSDVEGTVGPEDVQQWGGMVINGFGITNKCAYDADLQTSECHVLAEGAAGKDQSNYGGDNNSDSSGQMEYVRVKHTGAEVANGDELNGITFSAVGSGTMVKNLQVYSTYDDGIEMFGGAVSFENYLAMYVRDDSIDIDEGWSGSITNALVIQSATDGNHCIESDGIGSYSTENASDLERNSNIVAAGLNSRPVIDGLTCIISTQSEGTHDPGAGWRFREGIFPMITNSMVIGSFAADENGVEGSNYCLRVESDETVAALEAGLDAAITSNIFACADKTKGGPIGADDLETWAVANGNVFANVPATAALNPTAAADTGFQVLEGALSVFSIDTGSMMVNDAAVTITPVERAYLGALSAGDTDWTAGWTYGLHEGSRAQALWFEQ; this is encoded by the coding sequence ATGAAACTTGTAACCAAGAAGCTGCTGCTTGCGGCTGCTATCACTGGTCTGCTGGCTGGCTGTGACAGCGGCGGCATCAACATTGCTCCGGTTAACGAAGATAACTCTGTAGATAACTCTACCGGCGGCGGCGACAACGGTGGTGTCGAAAACAATCCGTGTGCTTCTTACGAGAAAGCTGGCAGCGTGAAGCAGGGCGAATTTGATTCCGCTACTGGTAACTGTACTTATAGCGCTGCGTTTGTTGACTCAGGCAATCCGCTTACTGTCGATCTGGTTATCCCGGCTCTGGAAAACGGCGGTTCGCACATCTTTGAAGGCAGCCTGTTTGTCGGCAACAACTACGATGACGACACCACCATGGCTGCAGCCGGTATCGCTGAAGGCGGCGACGGCGCCAAACTGACTGTTCAGGCCGGTGCCACCGTAGCTTTCCCGAACAGCACCAAATTCATGGTCATCAACCGCGGCTCCCAGCTGTTCGCCGTGGGTACCGCTCAGGATCCGATCACTTTTACTTCTCTGTCTGACGTAGAGGGCACTGTAGGTCCTGAGGATGTACAGCAGTGGGGCGGCATGGTGATCAATGGCTTCGGCATCACCAACAAATGTGCCTACGACGCTGACCTGCAAACTTCCGAATGTCACGTACTGGCTGAAGGCGCTGCCGGTAAGGACCAGTCCAACTATGGTGGTGACAACAACAGCGATAGCTCCGGCCAGATGGAATACGTGCGTGTGAAGCACACCGGTGCGGAAGTGGCCAACGGTGACGAGCTGAACGGCATCACCTTCAGTGCTGTTGGTTCCGGCACCATGGTTAAAAACCTGCAGGTTTACTCCACTTACGATGACGGCATCGAAATGTTTGGTGGTGCAGTCAGCTTCGAAAACTATCTGGCCATGTACGTTCGTGATGACTCCATCGATATCGACGAAGGCTGGAGCGGCTCCATCACTAACGCCCTGGTTATTCAGAGTGCGACCGACGGTAACCACTGTATCGAGTCCGATGGTATCGGTTCTTACTCTACCGAAAATGCCAGCGACCTCGAGCGCAACAGCAACATTGTTGCGGCTGGCCTGAACAGCCGTCCGGTGATCGATGGTCTGACCTGCATCATCTCCACCCAGTCTGAAGGTACTCACGATCCAGGCGCTGGCTGGCGTTTCCGTGAAGGTATCTTCCCGATGATTACCAACTCCATGGTAATCGGCTCCTTCGCTGCGGATGAAAACGGTGTTGAAGGTAGCAACTACTGCCTGCGTGTAGAGAGCGATGAAACCGTGGCTGCACTGGAAGCCGGCTTGGATGCTGCAATCACTTCCAACATCTTTGCCTGTGCAGACAAAACAAAAGGCGGCCCCATCGGTGCTGACGACCTGGAAACCTGGGCGGTTGCCAACGGCAACGTATTTGCCAACGTTCCGGCTACCGCCGCTCTGAACCCGACCGCCGCAGCCGATACCGGCTTCCAGGTACTGGAAGGCGCACTGTCTGTCTTCTCTATCGACACCGGCAGCATGATGGTGAACGACGCTGCAGTAACTATTACTCCGGTTGAGCGTGCTTACCTGGGTGCACTGAGTGCCGGTGATACTGATTGGACTGCTGGCTGGACCTACGGTCTGCACGAAGGTAGTCGTGCTCAGGCCCTCTGGTTCGAGCAATAA